The Desulfobulbaceae bacterium nucleotide sequence ACCAAGGAACCAACTGTTTGGGTTTTAAGATAAAGGGGATTTTTCAAGGCATAATGCCCCCATTTCCATCTCAAGAGGAAAGCTACGATGAATACAGCGGAAATCATCTTTAACCAGTGTAAAACACTTCCAGAACCTCTGGCCAGAGAGGTGCTCGATTTTGTTGGCTACCTCAAGGGAAAACAGGAACAGGGAGGGATCAACGACTTAATTATGGCCCAAGAAGGAGCATTATCATCCATTTGGGATAATGCTGAGGACGAGGCATGGAATGGAATGATGTTTGAGCCAGGAAGTATTGTACTGATACCATTTCCTTTCTCTGACCTGAAAACCAGAAAAAAAGGCCTGTTTTGATGCTTACTGTTCCTGACAATAATGGTGATTTTATTGCATTGGCCGTGACCTCAAAGGGCTATCATTCGGGGGCGATAGAGTTGGCCGAAGAAGCTTTACTTGCCGGTACATTGCCTTGCCAGAGCTGGATTAGAACTGACAAAGTTTTCACGCTGGCACAAATACTTATTGTGAAAATAGTGGGCAAAGCAAAGAGAGACATTATCGAACAAGCTATATCAGGGCTGTGCGATAGCCTTAGTGAAAAGAAGCAATAAAATAAGGCGCCCAATGAACCAACGAACTAATGAACTTGGTTTAATCCAACCAACAAGTTTTCCCAAAAAAAACTAACAAAAAACGATGCCAACCATAAAACGTTTTGAAGATTTACATTGCTGGCAGGATTCCCGGAAGTTGGGTAGTGCAATATATGATCTAACCAAGAAGAGTGCATTCAGTAAAGACTACGGACTGAAAGACCAGATAAGAAGGAGTGCCATATCAGGAATGGCAAATATCTCGGAAGCATTTCGTAGGGTGGGCACGTTGTGTGTGTCCACGCAAAAGAAACTATAAATCAAGGTTACGCGGCCCTAGATCAGAATTACCTAACCGACGCAGAGTTGGCAAAAACAAAAGAAATGGCAGACAACGCCTGGAAGCGTATAAATAAATTCATGACCTATTAAAAAGTGGACTAACAAACCAACGAACCAACAAATTTAGGGCGTGGAATGAGTCAACAGCTCCGCGAAAGGATCTTTGTGTTACAAACATGGAGGCATTCCCAAAACGTGGAGCCGACTTTATTCCACTGCTCCCAAGCCTCTGGTGCAAATTTCACACGCTCAATTGAAGCATTTACTTCATAAAAGAAACGAAAGCCCAAGCCCGGAAGTTGATGATCATAGTATCTGATAGCTTCATCAAGTTCAATATCAGCAGGGGCAACAAACCTCACCATCAAGACCCATACCTCTTCTTAATTTGCTCCCAATCGGTTGTTTCAAGTGTTCCTTTTTTGAAGGCAGCATACCGGGCTTCTGATTCGACAACCCAACTCTGTTCAATGTCTGAATCAGGCTTGTCGAGACTAAAAAGAATTGCCTCAACCAAACGGATTCGTTCGACAGGATTGTGCTCAATAGCCTTTTTTGCCAATTGCTCAATAGACTCCATAATTAAATTCTCCTCACTTCTTCTCGCCAACCATAAACTTATTTTCCAGTTTGTTTGTTTGATTAAAACCGGCTTGTTGGTTGGTTGGTTTGTTAGTCCACTTTTAAATAGGACATGAATTTATTTATACGCTTCCATGCGTTGTCTGCCAATTCTCTTGCGATTTCTAGTTCTGAGTCATTGATGGGGCATTTAGTACATAAACATAATACATCTATTATTTCACGGGCCAAGTGTTCGCCATTCCTGATATGGCGCTCCTTCTTATCTGATCTTTCAGTCCGTAGTCTTTACTGAGTGCACTCTTCTTGGTTAATTCGTATATTCTACTGACCAGCTTGCGTGAACCCTGCCAGCAGTCTAAGTCTTCAAATCGTTTTATGGTGGGCATTTTTTAATTGGTTACTTGGGAGCAGTGGAATAAAGTCGGCTCCACGTTTTGGGAATGCCTCCATGTTTGTAATACGAAGATCCTTTCGCGGAGCTGTTGACTCATTCCACGCCCTGAATTTGTTGGTTCGTTTTTTTATCCAGATGCAGACTACTACTATGCGTAAAAGTAAAAAAAATAATTCATTGTCAAATCAATCCGGCAATTT carries:
- a CDS encoding addiction module protein, with the translated sequence MESIEQLAKKAIEHNPVERIRLVEAILFSLDKPDSDIEQSWVVESEARYAAFKKGTLETTDWEQIKKRYGS
- a CDS encoding type II toxin-antitoxin system PemK/MazF family toxin, coding for MLTVPDNNGDFIALAVTSKGYHSGAIELAEEALLAGTLPCQSWIRTDKVFTLAQILIVKIVGKAKRDIIEQAISGLCDSLSEKKQ
- a CDS encoding four helix bundle protein, whose translation is MPTIKRFEDLHCWQDSRKLGSAIYDLTKKSAFSKDYGLKDQIRRSAISGMANISEAFRRVGTLCVSTQKKL
- a CDS encoding DUF2281 domain-containing protein, with protein sequence MNTAEIIFNQCKTLPEPLAREVLDFVGYLKGKQEQGGINDLIMAQEGALSSIWDNAEDEAWNGMMFEPGSIVLIPFPFSDLKTRKKGLF
- a CDS encoding four helix bundle protein; this encodes MPTIKRFEDLDCWQGSRKLVSRIYELTKKSALSKDYGLKDQIRRSAISGMANTWPVK